In Streptomyces sp. NBC_00878, a single window of DNA contains:
- a CDS encoding LysR family transcriptional regulator, whose amino-acid sequence MDRLETRELDYFVAVAEELHFGRAAERLGMAQPPLSRAISRLERRMGVLLLERSSRRVALTDAGAVFLDESRRLLDSLDAAVRRAQRVQQPGRLVMAVRPGTASGLIADLLRSSEVGGHDVVFTHDRPAALRDGRADIALLCVGTDDLTGLRTADLTEEAPFALVPRGHPLARRPAVTVAELGQDANFAPECPPLGLDEIVDRVALGRLITVVGSGAAERISPEVAAVPVSDLPPTRLALAWPEGASRPAVTAFVHSARAAEARRALDAKDRDAAGA is encoded by the coding sequence ATGGATCGTCTGGAGACCCGCGAACTCGACTATTTCGTCGCGGTCGCTGAGGAGCTGCACTTCGGAAGGGCCGCGGAGCGCCTGGGCATGGCCCAGCCGCCGCTGTCGCGCGCGATCAGCCGTCTGGAGCGCCGCATGGGGGTGCTGCTGCTGGAGCGCAGTAGCCGCCGTGTCGCGCTCACCGACGCGGGTGCCGTATTCCTGGACGAAAGCCGACGGCTGCTCGACTCGCTGGACGCGGCCGTGCGGCGGGCCCAGCGCGTGCAGCAGCCCGGTCGGCTGGTGATGGCGGTACGTCCCGGCACCGCGTCCGGGCTGATCGCCGATCTGCTCCGCTCCTCCGAGGTCGGCGGCCACGACGTCGTCTTCACTCATGACCGCCCGGCCGCCCTCAGAGACGGCAGGGCCGATATCGCGCTGCTGTGCGTCGGCACCGACGACCTCACCGGGCTGCGCACCGCCGACCTGACCGAGGAGGCGCCCTTCGCGCTGGTCCCGCGTGGCCATCCGCTGGCCCGGCGCCCCGCGGTGACGGTCGCCGAACTCGGCCAGGACGCGAACTTCGCGCCCGAGTGCCCACCGCTCGGGCTCGACGAGATCGTCGACCGGGTCGCACTCGGGCGCCTAATCACCGTCGTGGGCTCGGGTGCCGCCGAACGGATCTCCCCCGAGGTGGCCGCGGTACCGGTGTCGGACCTGCCGCCCACGCGTCTCGCCCTGGCATGGCCCGAGGGGGCGTCCCGTCCGGCCGTCACCGCTTTCGTGCACTCCGCCCGCGCGGCCGAGGCGCGGCGGGCACTCGACGCGAAGGACAGGGACGCGGCCGGGGCTTGA
- a CDS encoding glycoside hydrolase family 16 protein, producing the protein MRETSGTPVRRGSFRRTLIALLSVLSLAAAGASAARADAPAPPSGWTQVFVDDFNGSAGTGVNTSNWQYATGHGYPGGPANWGTGEIENMTSSTNNVALDGAGNLRITPRRDAAGNWTSGRIETNRTDFQPPAGGTLRVQSRIQMPNVTGTAARGYWPAFWMLGAPYRGNYQNWPSVGELDILENVQGLNTVWATMHCGTNPGGPCNETTGLGGSTACPGATCQAGFHTYGMEWDRSTSPEQIRFYVDGINYHTVRANQVDATTWSNATNHGFFIILNVAMGGGFVDAFGGGPDAATVPGNPLVVDYVQVLQSAGGTTPPPTGNRDAYSAIQAESLDSQSGTITETTTDSGGGQNIGAIANGDWTLYRGVNFGSTAARQFSARVASGVGGGASGLVEVRLDSRTSAPIGTFALANTGGWQSWRTVPTNTSNVTGTHDVYLTFTSGQSADFVNVNWFSFAH; encoded by the coding sequence ATGAGGGAAACTTCAGGCACACCCGTCAGACGCGGCTCATTCCGACGCACACTCATCGCGCTGCTCAGCGTGCTGAGCCTCGCCGCGGCCGGCGCCTCGGCCGCGCGGGCGGACGCGCCCGCGCCGCCCAGCGGCTGGACCCAGGTCTTCGTCGACGACTTCAACGGATCGGCCGGCACCGGCGTCAACACCTCGAACTGGCAGTACGCGACCGGCCACGGCTACCCGGGCGGGCCCGCCAACTGGGGCACGGGCGAGATCGAGAACATGACCTCCAGCACCAACAACGTGGCGCTGGACGGCGCCGGGAACCTCCGGATCACCCCGCGCCGCGACGCCGCGGGCAACTGGACCTCGGGCCGTATCGAGACCAACCGCACCGACTTCCAGCCCCCCGCCGGAGGCACGCTGCGCGTCCAGTCCCGGATCCAGATGCCGAACGTGACGGGTACCGCCGCCCGCGGCTACTGGCCGGCCTTCTGGATGCTGGGCGCGCCCTACCGCGGCAACTACCAGAACTGGCCGAGCGTAGGCGAGTTGGACATCCTGGAGAACGTCCAGGGTCTCAACACCGTGTGGGCCACGATGCACTGCGGCACCAACCCGGGCGGCCCCTGCAACGAGACGACCGGCCTCGGCGGCTCCACCGCCTGCCCGGGCGCGACCTGCCAGGCCGGCTTCCACACGTACGGCATGGAGTGGGACCGGTCGACGAGCCCGGAGCAGATCCGCTTCTACGTCGACGGCATCAATTACCACACCGTACGGGCGAACCAGGTCGACGCGACCACCTGGTCGAACGCCACGAACCACGGCTTCTTCATCATCCTGAACGTGGCGATGGGCGGCGGTTTCGTGGACGCCTTCGGCGGCGGTCCCGACGCCGCCACCGTGCCGGGCAACCCGCTCGTCGTCGACTACGTCCAGGTGTTGCAGTCCGCCGGCGGCACCACACCTCCGCCGACCGGCAACCGTGACGCGTACAGCGCCATCCAGGCCGAGTCGCTCGACAGCCAGAGCGGCACGATCACCGAGACCACCACCGACTCGGGCGGCGGCCAGAACATCGGCGCCATCGCCAACGGCGACTGGACCCTCTACCGGGGCGTCAACTTCGGCTCCACGGCGGCCAGACAGTTCAGCGCCCGGGTCGCGAGCGGTGTGGGGGGCGGCGCCAGTGGCCTGGTCGAAGTCCGCCTCGACAGCCGTACGAGCGCCCCGATCGGCACCTTCGCGCTCGCCAACACGGGCGGGTGGCAGAGCTGGCGGACCGTCCCGACGAACACCAGCAACGTCACCGGAACGCACGACGTGTATCTGACCTTCACTAGCGGCCAGTCGGCGGACTTCGTGAACGTGAACTGGTTCAGCTTCGCCCACTGA
- a CDS encoding MMPL family transporter: protein MLATIARASTRRPLTVIALWLLFLLLGFGLGTGVFGRLSDSVPDVPGTESDRAAVHLDGIDPVGESITAVVGGTAVSDLGLRAQVEAAVADLRNAAGLTAVPDPYDTPGLLAEDGQALVIPVTLKGGLDDEAEEKALDTASDRIHEIKAPEVHVSGGPLLGQQLGERAQQDVARAEIISLPVVLVLLLVIFGGLRAAGLPLLVAVSGIAGAFLALFGFSQFTDISVYAIQVTTMLGLGLAVDYALLMVVRFREERRTTDDVVEAVHRTVARAGRTVLFSGLTVAVSLTGLLVFPSTFLRSMGLAVAAVVVVDMLAALTLLPALLARFGGKIAPARTKPAGEEGRVFALLARFATGRPVVVTAASALTLLVLALPVTGMKINIGDAQQLPSNTEARRLDDTVEAHFPPGTGVSPVTVVLKPDTDPATADRIRALSPGAESRDLPGGTTVLNLRPGGSADGKAATELVQRVRDIRGDEPVEVTGVAARLVDFRAMLGDRAPWAAVTVLGGIFLLLFAFTGSVLIPLRTIVTTLLSLGAALGVVVWVFQDGHLASVLGSQELGALSLTAPPLIIAIAFGLAMDYELFILARMREAWLRTGDEREAVVTGLRRSGRVVSCAALLLAVVFGAFMTGGFAPILQIGLGLTLAVLIDATLVRMLLVPATMALLGRRAWWAPQRLRRAHDRFGLHEEAQPAEPELTKQG, encoded by the coding sequence GTGCTCGCCACCATCGCCAGGGCATCAACTCGCCGCCCCCTGACCGTGATCGCCCTCTGGCTGCTCTTCCTGCTGCTCGGCTTCGGGCTCGGGACGGGCGTCTTCGGACGGCTCAGCGACTCCGTGCCGGACGTGCCGGGCACCGAGTCGGACCGGGCCGCCGTGCACCTCGACGGCATCGACCCCGTAGGCGAGTCGATCACCGCGGTGGTCGGCGGCACCGCGGTGTCCGACCTCGGGCTGCGCGCGCAGGTCGAGGCCGCCGTCGCCGACCTGCGCAACGCGGCCGGCCTCACGGCCGTGCCCGACCCGTACGACACACCCGGTCTCCTCGCGGAGGACGGGCAGGCCCTCGTCATCCCGGTGACGCTGAAGGGCGGCCTCGACGACGAGGCGGAGGAGAAGGCCCTGGACACGGCCAGTGACCGCATCCATGAGATCAAGGCGCCCGAAGTCCACGTCAGCGGCGGCCCGTTGCTGGGGCAGCAACTCGGCGAGCGGGCCCAACAGGACGTGGCGCGCGCCGAGATCATCTCGCTGCCGGTCGTTCTCGTCCTGCTGCTCGTCATCTTCGGCGGACTGCGGGCCGCCGGACTGCCCCTGCTGGTCGCGGTCAGCGGCATCGCGGGCGCGTTCCTGGCGCTGTTCGGCTTCAGCCAGTTCACCGACATCTCCGTGTACGCGATCCAGGTGACAACCATGCTCGGCCTCGGACTGGCCGTGGACTACGCGCTGTTGATGGTGGTCCGCTTCCGCGAGGAACGCCGTACCACCGACGACGTGGTGGAGGCCGTGCACCGCACGGTGGCCCGCGCCGGACGCACGGTCCTGTTCTCCGGCCTGACCGTGGCCGTCAGTCTCACCGGTCTGCTGGTGTTCCCCAGTACGTTCCTGCGCAGCATGGGCCTCGCCGTGGCCGCCGTGGTGGTCGTCGACATGCTGGCCGCGCTCACCCTGCTGCCCGCGCTGCTGGCCCGGTTCGGCGGAAAGATCGCCCCGGCACGCACCAAGCCGGCCGGTGAGGAGGGCCGTGTCTTCGCCCTCCTCGCCCGGTTCGCCACGGGCCGCCCGGTCGTCGTGACAGCGGCCTCCGCCCTCACCCTGCTCGTCCTCGCCCTGCCCGTCACCGGCATGAAGATCAACATCGGGGATGCCCAGCAGCTGCCGTCGAACACGGAGGCACGCCGGTTGGACGACACGGTGGAGGCCCATTTCCCGCCGGGCACCGGAGTCTCCCCGGTGACCGTGGTCCTGAAGCCGGACACCGACCCCGCGACGGCCGACCGGATCCGGGCCCTCTCGCCGGGCGCCGAGTCCCGTGACCTGCCGGGCGGCACGACGGTCCTGAACCTGCGACCGGGCGGCAGCGCCGACGGCAAGGCGGCGACCGAACTGGTCCAGCGCGTACGGGACATACGAGGCGACGAGCCCGTCGAGGTCACCGGTGTCGCGGCCCGCCTCGTCGACTTCCGCGCGATGCTCGGCGACCGTGCGCCCTGGGCCGCCGTCACCGTCCTGGGCGGTATCTTCCTCCTGCTCTTCGCGTTCACCGGCTCGGTCCTGATCCCGCTGCGCACCATCGTCACCACGCTGCTCAGCCTGGGCGCCGCGCTCGGTGTGGTGGTCTGGGTGTTCCAGGACGGGCATCTGGCCTCAGTGCTGGGCTCCCAGGAACTCGGCGCGCTGAGCCTCACCGCACCTCCGCTGATCATCGCGATCGCCTTCGGACTCGCCATGGACTACGAGCTGTTCATCCTCGCCCGGATGCGCGAGGCCTGGCTGCGCACGGGCGACGAACGGGAGGCGGTCGTCACCGGCCTGCGCCGCTCGGGACGCGTCGTGAGCTGTGCCGCGCTGCTGCTCGCCGTCGTCTTCGGCGCCTTCATGACGGGCGGCTTCGCACCGATCCTGCAGATCGGCCTCGGCCTGACCCTCGCGGTACTGATCGACGCGACCCTCGTACGCATGCTCCTCGTCCCGGCGACCATGGCGCTGCTAGGACGACGCGCCTGGTGGGCGCCCCAGCGGCTGCGACGGGCCCACGACCGGTTCGGGCTGCACGAGGAGGCACAGCCTGCCGAACCCGAACTCACCAAGCAGGGCTGA
- a CDS encoding AraC family transcriptional regulator, which produces MADRSTQGGDGRGGDGRRDGDGGGRDGGGRDGDGGDGIRTFPFPVDLSVCGVGMQVGPMEPGRTWHADGPIERVHRIDFHVVMLFGDGPVRHMVDFTEYEVLAGELLWIRPGQVHRFSRTEAYRGTVLIMQPGFLPRATVEATGLYRYDLPPLLRPDAAQLAGLTASLAQLEREYVDSTTLPLSLHTSVLRHSLTAFLLRLAHLAADSADSADAARDQDPADTTFTRFREAVEKGFATNHSVSAYADALGYSRRTLVRAVRAATGETPKGFIDKRVVLEAKRLLAHTDMPIGRIGVSVGFPDAANFTKFFHQHTGVAPVAFRAELR; this is translated from the coding sequence ATGGCGGACAGAAGCACCCAAGGCGGTGACGGCAGAGGCGGGGACGGCCGTCGCGACGGTGATGGTGGCGGCCGGGATGGTGGCGGCCGCGACGGTGATGGTGGCGACGGGATCAGAACCTTTCCCTTTCCCGTCGATCTGAGCGTCTGCGGCGTCGGTATGCAGGTCGGTCCGATGGAGCCCGGCCGGACCTGGCACGCGGACGGGCCGATCGAGCGCGTCCACCGCATCGACTTCCACGTGGTCATGCTCTTCGGGGACGGCCCGGTACGGCACATGGTCGACTTCACCGAGTACGAGGTCTTGGCCGGTGAGCTGCTGTGGATCCGCCCCGGCCAGGTCCACCGTTTCTCCAGGACGGAGGCCTATCGCGGAACGGTCCTGATCATGCAGCCGGGCTTCCTGCCCCGCGCCACGGTCGAGGCGACGGGCCTCTACCGTTACGACCTGCCGCCCCTGCTGAGGCCCGATGCGGCCCAACTCGCCGGGCTGACGGCCTCGCTCGCCCAACTGGAGCGCGAGTACGTCGACTCGACCACGCTGCCGCTCAGCCTGCACACCTCCGTGCTGCGGCACTCGCTGACCGCGTTCCTGCTGCGCCTCGCGCATCTCGCCGCCGATTCAGCCGACTCCGCCGACGCGGCACGCGACCAGGACCCGGCGGACACCACCTTCACCCGCTTCCGCGAGGCGGTCGAGAAGGGCTTCGCCACCAACCACAGCGTCAGCGCGTACGCCGACGCCCTCGGCTACTCCCGCCGCACCCTCGTCCGGGCGGTCCGCGCCGCGACCGGCGAGACCCCGAAGGGCTTCATCGACAAGCGGGTCGTCCTGGAGGCCAAGCGGCTCCTCGCCCACACGGACATGCCGATAGGTCGCATCGGGGTCTCCGTGGGATTCCCCGACGCGGCCAACTTCACCAAGTTCTTCCATCAGCACACCGGGGTGGCGCCGGTGGCGTTCCGGGCGGAACTGCGCTGA
- a CDS encoding IclR family transcriptional regulator, whose translation MTASSAPDRLLAVLAAFDHEHPALSLTDISRRAGLSLTTAHRLVGALSDWGALERDASGIYHVGLRLWEIAALSPRGLALRQIALPYLEDLYEATHENVQLAVRDGSEVVYIEWISGRSAVDVKIQVGARWPLHATGVGLALLAHCEAAFQETYCGGPLAAFTPHTITDGATLRRVLAEVRRAGVAVSSRQITDDALSVAAPVRAADGSTAAAVSVVVPERDAHTPALIPAVRLAALGISRGLGWQPER comes from the coding sequence ATGACCGCGTCGTCCGCACCCGACCGCCTCCTGGCCGTGCTCGCCGCCTTCGATCACGAGCATCCGGCGCTCTCCCTCACGGACATCAGCCGCCGGGCCGGGCTCTCCCTCACCACCGCCCACCGCCTGGTGGGCGCGCTCAGTGACTGGGGCGCCCTGGAGCGCGACGCATCCGGTATCTACCACGTGGGCCTGCGCCTCTGGGAGATCGCGGCGCTCTCCCCGCGCGGTCTCGCGCTGCGGCAGATCGCGCTGCCGTACCTGGAGGACCTGTACGAAGCGACCCACGAGAACGTGCAGTTGGCGGTCCGGGACGGCTCCGAGGTCGTCTACATCGAGTGGATCTCCGGCCGTTCGGCCGTGGACGTGAAGATCCAGGTGGGCGCCCGCTGGCCGCTGCACGCGACCGGCGTGGGCCTCGCGCTGCTCGCCCACTGCGAGGCCGCCTTCCAGGAGACGTACTGCGGCGGACCGCTCGCCGCGTTCACCCCGCACACGATCACGGACGGGGCCACGCTGCGCCGCGTACTCGCCGAAGTCCGGCGCGCGGGAGTGGCGGTGAGCAGCCGTCAGATCACCGACGACGCGCTGTCGGTGGCCGCACCGGTCCGCGCGGCGGACGGCTCGACGGCCGCGGCCGTCTCGGTCGTGGTGCCCGAACGAGACGCACACACACCGGCGTTGATCCCGGCGGTACGACTCGCGGCGCTCGGCATCTCACGGGGGCTGGGGTGGCAGCCGGAGCGGTAG
- a CDS encoding NADP-dependent oxidoreductase, which yields MKAVVYRRYGGPEVLELTELPEPKTHVDSVLIRVRAAGLNRADAALQAGVLDSAVETFFPVVPGWDVAGVVERSGPGAPEFATGDEVIAYVRGDVQRAHGGFAELVSADVRAVARKPSTMSFTEAAGLPLAALTAYQGVVHALAVRRGESVLVHGAAGGVGSVAVQIALARGARVIGVGSADDLDYLRALGARAVAYGEGLTGEVLSLVPKGVDSVFDTVGGGTLAASAGAVRSGGRSASIAEPGAPGSTDVFARMDRADLTAVTALAEVGLLTVRVGAVFPLEKAAEAQRAFATGNITGKVVLEIG from the coding sequence TTGAAGGCCGTCGTGTACCGCCGCTACGGCGGACCGGAAGTCCTTGAGCTCACCGAGCTGCCCGAGCCGAAGACGCACGTGGACTCGGTGCTGATCCGGGTCAGGGCCGCCGGGCTGAACCGCGCGGACGCCGCTCTCCAGGCTGGGGTGCTGGACAGCGCCGTGGAGACGTTCTTCCCGGTGGTGCCCGGCTGGGACGTCGCCGGTGTGGTGGAGCGCTCCGGGCCCGGCGCACCCGAGTTCGCGACGGGCGACGAGGTGATCGCGTACGTCCGCGGCGACGTGCAGCGCGCGCACGGCGGCTTCGCCGAACTGGTCTCCGCGGACGTGCGCGCCGTGGCGCGCAAGCCGAGCACGATGTCCTTCACCGAGGCCGCGGGCCTGCCGCTGGCCGCGCTCACCGCCTACCAGGGCGTGGTGCACGCACTCGCGGTGCGGCGGGGCGAGAGCGTCCTCGTGCACGGGGCTGCCGGCGGCGTGGGTTCCGTCGCCGTGCAGATCGCCCTGGCCCGGGGCGCCCGTGTCATCGGCGTGGGCTCGGCCGACGATCTCGACTACCTGCGTGCGCTCGGCGCCCGAGCGGTCGCGTACGGCGAGGGCCTGACCGGCGAGGTGCTCAGCCTGGTCCCGAAGGGTGTGGACTCGGTGTTCGACACGGTCGGCGGCGGTACCCTCGCCGCGTCGGCGGGGGCCGTACGGTCCGGAGGCAGGTCGGCGTCCATCGCCGAACCCGGCGCCCCCGGCTCCACTGACGTCTTCGCCCGCATGGACCGCGCCGACCTCACCGCGGTCACGGCACTGGCCGAGGTCGGCCTGCTCACCGTACGAGTCGGCGCGGTCTTCCCCCTGGAGAAGGCCGCCGAGGCACAGCGCGCCTTCGCCACCGGGAACATCACCGGCAAGGTCGTCCTCGAAATCGGCTGA
- a CDS encoding nuclear transport factor 2 family protein, translating into MSDERKVQEILAHYVRAADRRDGKSQGALFTEDAIVDVFVKTGPDAYEQIGEPIIGSSGVAYAVDNFMAPHPEGGSSHHVTADHLIEVDGDEAHMNAHFVVFEVRALSRPAGGWPADAFGAQGTIRPIESGYYDSDLRRIDGEWKIVRHRVLHDMPYAVLEA; encoded by the coding sequence ATGAGCGACGAGCGCAAGGTCCAGGAGATCCTGGCCCACTATGTCCGCGCCGCCGACCGACGCGACGGCAAGAGCCAGGGCGCCCTCTTCACCGAGGACGCGATCGTGGACGTCTTCGTCAAGACCGGCCCCGACGCCTACGAGCAGATCGGCGAGCCGATCATCGGCAGTTCGGGTGTGGCGTACGCGGTCGACAACTTCATGGCGCCGCACCCCGAGGGCGGCTCCAGCCACCACGTCACGGCGGACCACCTCATCGAGGTCGACGGCGACGAGGCGCACATGAACGCCCACTTCGTGGTCTTCGAGGTCCGCGCCCTCTCCCGCCCGGCGGGCGGCTGGCCCGCGGACGCCTTCGGCGCCCAGGGCACCATCCGGCCCATCGAGTCCGGCTACTACGACTCCGACCTGCGCCGCATCGACGGCGAGTGGAAGATCGTCCGGCACCGCGTCCTGCACGACATGCCGTACGCGGTCCTGGAGGCCTGA
- a CDS encoding response regulator transcription factor: MSIRVVVADDQELVRSGFSMILEAQPDIEVVAEAGDGVEAVAAVQRHTPDVLLLDIRMPRMDGLEAARLVCAQSGCRVVMLTTFDLDEYVYEALYAGASGFLLKDVRRDDLVHAVRVVAAGDSLLAPSVTRRLVADIIQRRRAEASAPPPSTVRLDVLTAREEETLRLLARGLSNAEIATTLFVSEHTVKTHVSNVLGKLGLRDRVQAVIRAYESGLVTPGSN; this comes from the coding sequence GTGAGCATCCGCGTGGTGGTCGCCGACGACCAGGAGCTGGTCCGCAGCGGGTTCAGCATGATCCTTGAGGCACAGCCCGACATCGAGGTGGTCGCGGAGGCCGGGGACGGCGTCGAGGCGGTGGCCGCGGTGCAGCGGCACACGCCCGACGTGCTGCTGCTCGACATCCGCATGCCCCGGATGGACGGCCTGGAGGCGGCCCGGCTGGTCTGCGCGCAGTCCGGGTGCCGGGTGGTCATGCTGACGACGTTCGACCTCGACGAGTACGTGTACGAGGCGCTGTACGCGGGCGCCAGCGGCTTCCTGCTCAAGGATGTGCGCCGGGACGACCTGGTGCACGCGGTGCGCGTGGTCGCGGCGGGCGACTCGCTGCTCGCGCCGTCGGTGACGCGGCGGCTGGTGGCCGACATCATCCAGCGGCGACGGGCCGAGGCGTCGGCGCCGCCGCCCTCGACGGTACGGCTCGATGTCCTCACGGCTCGCGAGGAGGAGACCCTGCGGCTGCTGGCCCGCGGCCTGTCCAACGCGGAGATCGCGACGACGCTGTTCGTCAGCGAGCACACCGTGAAGACTCACGTCAGCAACGTCCTGGGCAAGCTGGGCTTGCGGGACCGGGTCCAGGCGGTGATCCGGGCGTACGAATCGGGGTTGGTGACCCCGGGTTCGAACTGA
- a CDS encoding sensor histidine kinase, producing the protein MSVSAQSWITPAVARLRAANPYVVDAALAALVLFAASLQWMFPDDGDDRLTWQGFLLGAGTAVPLVWRRRAPFLAACGVSVFTPAMAVYHAPPPDVMYGGLVVLYTMAAIAPPWQRRFMLVGWLAGVSLTMMHKEVTQPFEYAFQLLSGVSAYGFGVLARLQRAYTAALEDRARRLERERAADTARAVAQERARIARDMHDILAHAVSLMVVQAEAGPVVVRSDPERAESAFDAIATAGRDAMNQLRRILGVLKDEPVNGTSARLPQPGVAALTDLVRQVAESAGLRVELHATGEPRPLHPDTEVAAYRVVQEALTNTVKHAYASQARVELDWTEDELTLTVTDDGRGPADHGGSGSGSARESGAGHGLIGIRERAAACGGTARTGPGPDGGFRVAVRLPVAVDRQAALG; encoded by the coding sequence ATGTCCGTGTCCGCCCAGTCCTGGATCACACCGGCCGTCGCACGCCTGCGCGCGGCCAACCCGTACGTCGTCGACGCCGCGCTCGCCGCGCTGGTGCTGTTCGCCGCGTCTTTGCAGTGGATGTTCCCCGACGACGGCGACGACCGCCTCACGTGGCAGGGTTTCCTGCTGGGCGCCGGTACGGCGGTGCCGCTGGTGTGGCGGCGGCGGGCGCCGTTCCTGGCGGCCTGCGGCGTCTCGGTGTTCACCCCCGCCATGGCGGTCTATCACGCGCCGCCGCCCGACGTGATGTACGGCGGCCTGGTCGTGCTCTACACGATGGCCGCGATCGCCCCTCCCTGGCAGCGGCGCTTCATGCTGGTGGGGTGGCTGGCCGGGGTGTCGCTGACCATGATGCACAAGGAGGTCACCCAACCCTTCGAGTACGCCTTCCAGTTGCTGAGCGGCGTCAGCGCGTACGGTTTCGGGGTGCTGGCCCGTCTCCAGCGGGCGTACACGGCTGCGCTGGAGGACCGGGCCCGCCGGCTGGAGCGGGAGCGGGCCGCCGACACCGCGCGGGCCGTTGCACAGGAACGGGCCAGGATCGCCCGGGACATGCACGACATCCTGGCTCACGCGGTGAGCCTCATGGTGGTGCAGGCGGAGGCGGGGCCCGTGGTGGTGCGCAGCGATCCCGAGCGCGCGGAGTCGGCGTTCGACGCCATCGCCACCGCCGGGCGCGACGCGATGAACCAGCTGCGGCGGATCCTCGGGGTACTCAAGGACGAGCCGGTGAACGGCACTTCCGCCCGCTTGCCGCAGCCTGGCGTGGCGGCCCTGACCGACCTGGTCCGGCAGGTCGCCGAGTCCGCCGGTCTGCGCGTCGAACTCCACGCCACCGGCGAGCCGCGTCCGCTGCACCCGGACACCGAGGTCGCCGCGTACCGCGTGGTCCAGGAGGCCCTGACCAACACCGTGAAGCACGCGTACGCTTCCCAGGCGCGGGTCGAACTCGACTGGACGGAGGACGAGTTGACACTCACGGTGACGGACGACGGGCGAGGCCCCGCGGACCACGGCGGAAGCGGGAGCGGGAGCGCGCGTGAGAGCGGGGCAGGCCACGGCCTGATCGGGATCCGCGAGCGGGCCGCCGCCTGCGGGGGCACGGCCCGTACGGGACCCGGCCCCGACGGCGGGTTCCGGGTCGCCGTACGCCTTCCGGTGGCCGTCGACCGGCAGGCGGCCCTGGGGTGA